The segment TCTCCACGAGATCGATCTCGATCGCGTCATCGCCTTCGGCCACACGTGGAGCCCGACCCTCGAGCTGACCCCGCCTGCCCCGTTCTTCCACGGCCACGCGATCAACATCGACATGGCGCTCTCGACGACCGTCGCCGAGCAACGCGGACACCTGTCCACGGCCGACCGCGACCGGGTACTGGGCGTGATGTCCAGCATCGGCCTGGCCCTGGACAGCCCGTACCTGACACCCGAGTTGCTTTCCGAGGCAACGGCATCGATCCTCAAGACCCGCGACGGCATCCTGCGCGCCGCGGTTCCCGATCCGATCGGTACGTGCCGCTTCCTCAACGACCTCGACGCAGCCGAGCTGGCCGACGTTCTGACGCTGCACAAGAAGATCTGCCTGGACTTCCCCCGGGCAGGCGAGGGCCTCGACATGTTCACCGCGCCGACGCCGTGACGAAGGCCCCGCGACCGGTGACCCCGACGACGATTCTGGCGCGCGAGCTGAGCGAGATAGCCGATCTGCTCGACGCCGGCGCCGGGGTCACCGACGAGCTGACCACCCGTGTTCATCGAGCCCGCGATCTCGCCGCGGGACTCGACCCGTATCTCGACACCTGCACCACCTCCCAATCCGCAGCGCTGGCGACTCTGGCGTCGCGGACCCGCACCGAGGACTGGAGATCACGTGACGTCGTCTCCGGCTCGGGGCCCCTGGAGATGGAGATGCTCTCCGGCCACGTGGAGGGACGCTTCCTTGCGTTCCTCGTGCACATGACCGGGGCGAAGCGGGTGCTCGAGATCGGTATGTTCACCGGCTACTCGGCACTGGCGATGGCCGAGGCTCTGCCCGCAGGCGGCGAGTTGGTCGCGTGCGAGGTGGATCCGTATGTGGCCGAGTTCGCGCAGTCCTGCTTCGCAGAATCACCTGCAGGTTCGTCCATCACGGTGGAGGTGGGGCCTGCACTGGACACCCTGCGCCGGCTGGACGGAAAGTTCGATCTGGTCTTCGTCGACGCCGACAAGACCGGATACCGCGCCTACGTGGAACATCTGCTCGATAGCGAGTTGCTGGCCGAGAACGCCGTGATCGCCGTCGACAACACTCTGTTACAGGGCGAGCCGTACAGCGAACAGCCGTCCGAGAACGGCCGTGCCGTCGCCGAATTCAACGACTACGTGGCGAACGACCCTCGCGTGGAGCAGGTTCTGCTTCCTCTGCGCGACGGCGTGACGCTGATCCGTCGAACATGATTCGTACGGTTGCCGCGCTTGTCGGCCTCGCGGCCACCCTCCCCGTCGATCTCGTGGCGGCGGGGGTGGCCGCCGTACGCGGCGGTCGGCCCGCCACTCACCGAACCGACTCGCCCAAGACGGTCCTGATCAGCGGCGGCAAGATGACCAAGGCACTGCAGCTCGCGCGGTCCTTCCATCTCGCCGGCCATCGCGTCGTTCTGGTGGAATCGGCCAAGTATCGCTTCTCCGGCCACCGGTTCTCCCGGGCAGTCGATCGGTTTCACTGCATACCCGAACCGACCGAATCCGGCTACGCCAGAGCACTTCTGGATGTGGTGCTCCGCGAGGGCGTCGACGTCTTCGTCCCAGTGGCAAGCCCCGCTGCGAGCATTCACGATGCCGACGCACGGGCACTCCTCGATCCACACTGCGAGGTGATTCACGGCGACGGCGACACCGTTCGCATGCTCGACGACAAGTCCCGATTCTCCGAGCGCGCTGCATCGCTCGGCCTGCGCGTTCCCGATTGGCGGCGCATCACCGACGTGCGGCAGATCGAGGAGTTCGACTTCCCGCCGGGCCGCGAATACATCCTCAAACGCATCTCCTACAACCCGGTCGGCCGAATGGACCTGACGCGGTTGACCCGCGACACGCCCGCCGAAAACCTGCGATTCGCACGCGGTCTCGGGATCTCCGAGAACGATCCGTGGATCCTGCAGCAGTTCGTCGCCGGGCAGGAGTACTGCACCCACGGCACCGTCCGTGGAGGACGGTTGCAGGTGTACGGCTGCTGCGAATCGTCGGCGTTCCAGGTCAACTACGAGATGGTGGACAAACCCGAAATCCTGAGTTGGGTGCACACTTTCGTCAATTCGCTGGACGTCACCGGCCAGCTGTCGTTCGACTTCATCGAGTCCGCCGCCGACGGCCACATCTATGCCATCGAATGCAACCCTCGCACCCATTCGGCCATCACGATGTTCTACGACCATCCCGACCTGGCTGCCGCGTATCTCGACGACGGACACCCCGAGGTTGTGCCGCTCTCCTCGGCTCGCCCGACCTACTGGATTTACCACGAGGTGTGGCGTCTGCTCACCGAGGGCAACCGAAAGGCTCGCTTTCGCAGCATCTTCGAGGGAAAGGACGCCATCCTCACAGGTTGGGATCC is part of the Rhodococcus sp. SBT000017 genome and harbors:
- a CDS encoding O-methyltransferase; protein product: MTPTTILARELSEIADLLDAGAGVTDELTTRVHRARDLAAGLDPYLDTCTTSQSAALATLASRTRTEDWRSRDVVSGSGPLEMEMLSGHVEGRFLAFLVHMTGAKRVLEIGMFTGYSALAMAEALPAGGELVACEVDPYVAEFAQSCFAESPAGSSITVEVGPALDTLRRLDGKFDLVFVDADKTGYRAYVEHLLDSELLAENAVIAVDNTLLQGEPYSEQPSENGRAVAEFNDYVANDPRVEQVLLPLRDGVTLIRRT
- a CDS encoding ATP-grasp enzyme, which gives rise to MIRTVAALVGLAATLPVDLVAAGVAAVRGGRPATHRTDSPKTVLISGGKMTKALQLARSFHLAGHRVVLVESAKYRFSGHRFSRAVDRFHCIPEPTESGYARALLDVVLREGVDVFVPVASPAASIHDADARALLDPHCEVIHGDGDTVRMLDDKSRFSERAASLGLRVPDWRRITDVRQIEEFDFPPGREYILKRISYNPVGRMDLTRLTRDTPAENLRFARGLGISENDPWILQQFVAGQEYCTHGTVRGGRLQVYGCCESSAFQVNYEMVDKPEILSWVHTFVNSLDVTGQLSFDFIESAADGHIYAIECNPRTHSAITMFYDHPDLAAAYLDDGHPEVVPLSSARPTYWIYHEVWRLLTEGNRKARFRSIFEGKDAILTGWDPLPYLLVHHLQIPSLLVRNLLARRGWSRIDFNIGKLVENGGD